Proteins from a single region of Salvelinus sp. IW2-2015 unplaced genomic scaffold, ASM291031v2 Un_scaffold2117, whole genome shotgun sequence:
- the LOC112072997 gene encoding UPF0524 protein C3orf70 homolog B — protein sequence MRGKYVYQPMTSVCQLPSTAVPSDPSESPATMNLSVSLTERFLKIAPCFQSPPYLQSPKYCVIADLFIDDYIVKRINGKMYKPHHPSPVDKPHHPSPVDKPHHPSPVDKLKGPKMDHCSSPSSSEDSGINALGLHYLESCESESEDQNEELSTDGDGKSSLCSLWDQDETSLLSPSKSMVEIIEKIETTV from the exons ATGCGCG GTAAATATGTTTACCAGCCCATGACCAGTGTGTGCCAGCTGCCGAGCACGGCGGTACCCTCTGACCCCTCTGAGTCCCCAGCCACCatgaacctgtctgtctccctcaccGAACGCTTCCTGAAGATCGCCCCCTGCTTCCAGTCCCCGCCGTACCTTCAGTCGCCCAAATACTGTGTCATAGCAGACCTCTTCATCGACGACTACATCGTCAAACGCATCAACGGGAAGATGT ACAAGCCCCACCACCCCAGCCCTGTAGACAAGCCCCACCACCCCAGCCCTGTAGACAAGCCCCACCACCCCAGCCCTGTAGACAAGCTGAAAGGCCCCAAGATGGACCACTGCTCCTCTCCATCCAGCTCCGAGGACTCTGGGATCAACGCGTTAGGTCTGCACTACCTGGAATCCTGTGAGTCAGAGTCAGAGGATCAGAATGAGGAGTTAAGCACCGATGGAGATGGGAAATCTAGCCTCTGTAGTCTCTGGGACCAGGATGAGacctctctgctgtctccctcTAAGTCCATGGTGGAGATCATCGAGAAGATAGAGACCACtgtgtga